In Streptomyces ambofaciens ATCC 23877, a single genomic region encodes these proteins:
- a CDS encoding TetR/AcrR family transcriptional regulator → MTSEDIGPGTARPGGRTARVRSAVLRAAGDALAEHGLAGLDLADVARRAEVGKTTVYRRWGTPATLVADLLADMAEQSLPRTESGTLLGDLRANARLVARTLADPHQGALFKAVIAAATCDTRTAAALHRFYDIRVSEWEPCARQAVERGELPADTDTREVIRAVSAPLYYRLLTTGEPLDEATADRAAEAAAAAARAGAFRTARP, encoded by the coding sequence ATGACGTCCGAAGACATCGGGCCGGGCACCGCCCGCCCGGGCGGCCGGACCGCGCGCGTGCGGTCCGCCGTCCTGCGGGCCGCCGGCGACGCCCTGGCCGAGCACGGCCTGGCCGGCCTCGACCTCGCCGACGTGGCGCGGCGCGCCGAGGTCGGGAAGACCACGGTCTACCGGCGCTGGGGGACCCCGGCCACCCTCGTCGCGGACCTGCTCGCGGACATGGCCGAGCAGTCACTGCCCCGCACGGAGTCCGGCACCCTGCTCGGCGATCTGCGCGCGAACGCCCGGCTGGTCGCGCGCACCCTGGCCGACCCGCACCAAGGGGCGCTCTTCAAGGCCGTGATCGCCGCCGCGACCTGCGACACCCGCACGGCCGCCGCCCTCCACCGCTTCTACGACATCCGCGTCTCGGAGTGGGAGCCCTGCGCCCGCCAGGCCGTCGAGCGGGGCGAACTGCCCGCGGACACCGACACCCGCGAGGTGATCCGCGCGGTCTCCGCCCCCCTCTACTACCGCCTGCTGACCACCGGCGAGCCCCTGGACGAGGCCACGGCGGACCGGGCCGCCGAGGCAGCCGCCGCGGCGGCGCGGGCGGGAGCCTTCCGCACCGCCCGCCCCTGA
- a CDS encoding aldo/keto reductase — translation MEHRRLGASGLMVPALSFGAGTFGGRGELFGAWGTTDAAEARRLVDICLEAGVTMFDTADVYSGGASEEVLGAAVKGRRDQVIISTKAGLPTGDGPTEAGTSRARLITTVDRALRRLGTDYIDLFQLHAFDAGTPVQEVLSTLDDLVRAGKLRYTGVSNFSGWQLMKSLADADARGHQRYAAHQVYYSLVGRDYERELMPLALDQGVGAVVWSPLGWGRLTGRIRRGSPLPAGSRLHATADYGPPVADELLYRVVDALDAVAEETGRTVPQIAINWLLRRPSVSSVIIGARNEEQLRQNLGAVGWSLTEDQVARLDAASATTAPYPYFPYERQEGFARLNPHPLRQAAAPRG, via the coding sequence ATGGAACACAGGCGACTGGGAGCGTCCGGGCTCATGGTCCCGGCACTCAGCTTCGGCGCGGGCACCTTCGGCGGACGCGGGGAACTCTTTGGCGCCTGGGGCACCACGGACGCAGCGGAGGCGCGCCGACTGGTCGACATCTGCCTGGAGGCGGGAGTGACCATGTTCGACACCGCCGACGTCTACTCCGGCGGCGCGTCGGAGGAGGTCCTCGGAGCCGCCGTGAAGGGGCGGCGCGACCAGGTGATCATCTCGACCAAGGCCGGCCTGCCGACGGGCGACGGGCCCACCGAGGCGGGAACCTCGCGGGCCCGTCTGATCACGACCGTCGACCGGGCCCTGCGCCGGCTGGGCACGGACTACATCGACCTCTTCCAGCTGCACGCCTTCGACGCCGGGACCCCCGTCCAGGAGGTCCTCTCCACGCTCGACGACCTCGTACGGGCCGGAAAACTGCGCTACACCGGTGTCTCCAACTTCAGCGGGTGGCAGCTGATGAAGTCGCTGGCCGACGCGGACGCCCGGGGACACCAGCGCTACGCGGCGCACCAGGTCTACTACTCCCTGGTCGGCCGGGACTACGAGCGGGAGCTCATGCCGCTCGCCCTGGACCAGGGCGTCGGAGCCGTCGTCTGGAGCCCGCTGGGGTGGGGCCGGCTCACTGGCCGGATCCGCCGCGGCAGCCCGCTCCCGGCCGGCAGCCGGCTGCACGCCACGGCCGACTACGGCCCGCCCGTCGCGGACGAGCTCCTGTACCGCGTGGTCGACGCCCTGGACGCCGTCGCCGAGGAGACGGGCCGGACCGTCCCGCAGATCGCCATCAACTGGCTGCTGCGGCGCCCGTCCGTCTCCTCGGTGATCATCGGCGCCCGCAACGAGGAGCAGTTGCGGCAGAACCTCGGGGCCGTCGGGTGGTCCCTCACCGAGGACCAGGTGGCCAGGCTCGACGCGGCGAGCGCCACCACGGCCCCGTACCCCTACTTCCCCTACGAACGTCAGGAGGGCTTCGCCCGCCTCAACCCCCACCCCCTGCGGCAGGCGGCGGCACCGAGGGGCTGA